In one window of Rhodanobacter sp. FDAARGOS 1247 DNA:
- a CDS encoding PA domain-containing protein: MIRRNRMFNAFLGLGLIFMAGQVSAADIKISNQDVGTGQGLDDPTPATPVGGNPGTTRGEQAQIVFKFAADIWGAVLQSDVPVTVSASFAKLSCDATSGVLGSAGTTNIYSFAAPAPQGAVANTWYHSALFDSLAGEDAGDGAADIRARFNGALGSTGCLEGSSWYFGLDGKQPAGSIDFLNVVLHEMAHGLGFSGFGSLTTGQPLQGNDGVGRQDIYTTFVYDDTQQKSWYAMTPTQRVASALNDGNLVFTGANVKEQAPLALGKVTTLRVSAPAGAAGDYAFNQSSSPIPATPANFSGSIIGAISPPLSPSTSNLEGCNPFTNAADVAGHLVLVNRGTCSFDIKAGNAIAAGATGVIIANNAAGTIVPAITASIPVISVSQADGNTLRANLAGLTGALVLGDVMAGADAAGNVQLYAPTVLAQGSSFSHYDTRLTPNALMEYAINSDLAGHIDLDLTPALFQDEGWQLNEGTQSLLDCDSGIPTWLPGGVVIGANVVANARIIAGAAPTVGDYRPVVRAYAAGLATDGLITGDQASSLNACLSDAETLNQWKAWSAFAPQEISAGVTVPGQSGAAASSKVYTLEVPAGALGLSLRTLGGTGDVTVYVKLGSQASPADYDWKSVHARTNSEAVMITRPVAGTYYLTVYGETDYSGVTVLGNFTQR; encoded by the coding sequence ATGATCCGCCGCAACCGCATGTTCAATGCATTCCTCGGTCTCGGCCTGATCTTCATGGCCGGCCAGGTGTCAGCCGCCGACATCAAGATCTCCAACCAGGACGTCGGCACCGGCCAGGGCCTGGATGATCCGACGCCCGCCACGCCGGTTGGTGGCAATCCGGGTACCACGCGCGGCGAGCAGGCACAGATCGTGTTCAAGTTCGCGGCCGACATATGGGGCGCGGTGCTGCAGAGCGACGTTCCGGTCACGGTCAGCGCCAGCTTCGCCAAGCTCAGCTGCGACGCCACTTCGGGCGTGCTTGGCTCGGCGGGCACCACCAACATCTACTCGTTCGCGGCACCGGCACCACAGGGCGCGGTCGCCAATACCTGGTATCACTCGGCGCTGTTTGATTCGCTCGCCGGCGAGGATGCGGGCGACGGCGCAGCGGACATTCGTGCACGCTTCAACGGCGCGCTCGGTTCCACCGGTTGCCTCGAGGGTTCCAGCTGGTACTTCGGTCTGGATGGCAAGCAGCCGGCCGGCAGCATCGACTTCCTCAACGTGGTGCTGCACGAGATGGCCCACGGCCTGGGCTTCTCCGGTTTCGGCAGCCTCACCACCGGCCAGCCGCTGCAGGGCAACGATGGCGTCGGTCGCCAGGACATCTACACGACCTTCGTCTACGACGATACCCAGCAGAAGAGCTGGTATGCGATGACGCCGACCCAGCGTGTCGCCTCGGCGCTCAACGACGGCAACCTCGTGTTCACCGGCGCCAACGTGAAAGAACAGGCGCCGCTGGCACTGGGCAAGGTGACCACGCTGCGTGTCTCCGCACCGGCGGGTGCCGCCGGCGACTATGCCTTCAACCAGAGCAGCAGCCCGATTCCGGCAACCCCGGCCAATTTCAGCGGCTCGATCATCGGGGCGATCAGTCCCCCGCTTTCGCCCAGCACCAGCAACCTCGAGGGCTGCAACCCGTTCACCAACGCGGCCGACGTGGCCGGTCATCTCGTGCTGGTCAATCGCGGCACCTGCTCTTTCGACATCAAGGCAGGCAACGCCATCGCCGCCGGCGCGACCGGCGTGATCATTGCCAACAACGCCGCGGGCACCATCGTGCCCGCCATCACGGCGAGCATCCCGGTGATCTCGGTCAGCCAGGCTGACGGCAACACGTTGCGGGCGAATCTGGCGGGTCTGACCGGTGCTCTCGTCCTCGGCGACGTGATGGCCGGTGCCGACGCGGCCGGCAACGTGCAGCTGTACGCACCGACCGTGCTGGCGCAGGGCTCGTCGTTCTCGCATTACGACACGCGCCTGACTCCCAATGCGCTGATGGAATACGCCATCAACTCGGATCTGGCGGGTCACATCGACCTTGACCTGACCCCGGCGCTGTTCCAGGACGAAGGCTGGCAGTTGAACGAGGGCACGCAGAGCCTGCTGGACTGCGACAGCGGTATCCCGACCTGGCTGCCCGGTGGTGTGGTGATCGGTGCCAACGTGGTCGCCAACGCCAGGATCATCGCCGGTGCTGCTCCGACGGTGGGCGACTATCGCCCGGTGGTGCGCGCCTACGCGGCTGGCCTCGCCACTGACGGCCTCATCACCGGCGATCAGGCCAGCAGCCTCAATGCCTGCCTCAGTGATGCGGAAACCCTGAACCAGTGGAAGGCGTGGAGTGCGTTTGCGCCGCAGGAAATCTCCGCCGGCGTGACCGTGCCGGGGCAATCCGGTGCGGCGGCCTCGAGCAAGGTGTACACGCTGGAGGTCCCGGCCGGGGCGCTGGGCTTGAGCCTGCGCACACTGGGCGGCACGGGTGACGTGACGGTCTACGTGAAGCTCGGTTCGCAGGCTTCGCCGGCGGACTACGACTGGAAGTCGGTGCATGCCCGCACCAACAGCGAGGCGGTGATGATCACGCGTCCGGTGGCGGGAACCTACTACCTCACCGTATACGGCGAGACCGACTACAGCGGCGTGACGGTGCTGGGCAACTTCACCCAGCGGTAA
- a CDS encoding TatD family hydrolase codes for MSLIDIGANLTHESFHHDLDAVMQRAQAHGVDRMIVTGASRDGSASARVLAARHPARLFATAGVHPHHAVEYDDATDAALREFAQDPAVVAIGETGLDYNRNYSPRGVQLQVFERQLQLAVDVGKPLFLHQRDAHGDFVALLARYRDKVPGVVVHCFTDTGEALGDYLALDCHIGITGWICDERRGTHLRELVRGIPANRLMIETDAPYLLPRTVRPQPAHRRNEPMYLKHICEEIARDRGESAAVTAANSTATAEAFFGLPRTS; via the coding sequence ATGTCTCTCATCGATATCGGCGCCAACCTCACCCACGAGTCCTTCCACCACGATCTGGATGCTGTGATGCAACGTGCGCAGGCGCACGGCGTGGACCGGATGATCGTCACCGGCGCGTCGCGCGACGGCAGCGCCAGCGCCCGCGTGCTGGCGGCCCGGCATCCGGCCCGGCTGTTTGCCACGGCTGGCGTCCATCCCCATCACGCCGTCGAATACGACGACGCCACCGACGCGGCGCTGCGCGAGTTCGCGCAGGACCCCGCGGTGGTGGCCATCGGCGAAACCGGCCTGGACTACAACCGCAACTACTCGCCACGCGGGGTGCAGCTGCAGGTGTTCGAACGGCAGCTGCAGCTGGCGGTGGACGTGGGCAAGCCGCTGTTCCTGCACCAGCGCGACGCCCACGGCGACTTCGTCGCCCTGCTCGCCCGCTACCGCGACAAGGTCCCGGGGGTGGTGGTGCACTGCTTCACCGATACCGGCGAGGCGCTGGGCGACTACCTGGCGCTGGACTGCCACATCGGCATCACCGGCTGGATCTGCGACGAACGCCGGGGCACCCACCTGCGCGAGCTGGTGCGCGGGATTCCGGCGAACCGGCTGATGATCGAGACGGACGCGCCCTACCTGCTGCCGCGCACGGTGCGCCCGCAGCCCGCGCACCGACGCAACGAGCCGATGTACCTGAAGCACATCTGCGAGGAAATCGCCCGCGATCGCGGCGAGAGCGCGGCGGTGACGGCGGCGAACAGCACCGCGACGGCCGAGGCGTTCTTCGGACTGCCGCGCACCTCGTGA
- a CDS encoding pseudouridine synthase, with amino-acid sequence MLIALNKPYGVLCQFTDDRGRPTLADFVVQKDVYAAGRLDQDSEGLLLLTDDGRLAHRLTDPRHKQAKTYLAQLDGSIDEAALQALARGLVLSDGPTLPAEARLVDEPAWLWPRKPPVRFRKAIPTSWISLTLREGRNRQVRRMTAAAGFPTLRLIRVQIGEHRLAGLAPGETRVLAD; translated from the coding sequence ATGCTGATCGCCCTCAACAAGCCTTACGGCGTGCTCTGCCAGTTCACCGATGATCGCGGTCGTCCGACGCTGGCGGATTTCGTCGTGCAAAAGGACGTCTATGCGGCTGGACGGCTGGATCAGGACAGCGAGGGCCTGTTGCTGCTGACCGACGACGGCCGCCTCGCCCATCGGCTCACCGATCCCCGCCACAAGCAGGCCAAGACCTATCTGGCGCAGCTCGACGGCAGCATCGATGAGGCGGCGCTGCAGGCGCTTGCGCGAGGGCTGGTGCTGAGCGATGGCCCGACCCTGCCGGCCGAGGCGAGGCTGGTCGACGAGCCGGCATGGCTGTGGCCGCGCAAGCCGCCGGTGCGCTTTCGCAAGGCGATCCCGACCAGCTGGATCAGCCTCACGCTGCGCGAAGGACGCAACCGGCAGGTGCGCCGGATGACCGCCGCAGCCGGGTTTCCGACCCTGCGCCTGATCCGCGTGCAGATCGGCGAACACCGGCTGGCCGGCCTCGCCCCGGGCGAGACGCGCGTGCTGGCGGACTGA
- a CDS encoding class I SAM-dependent methyltransferase, producing the protein MIRATAAAKPAGIGIAATLLLASALLLPGPARAQAASAGSVESDQPVDELVPPTSASDFTASQLDSVLAGSWRSPANRARDAYRHPKATLQFFGVRPDQTVIEITPGGGWYAEILAPLLNDNGHYIAAEKAPSADSEARSDDSALRRKFAADPAHYGNARIVEFDAAAPKFGAPGSADVVLTFRNVHNWIAADKGMAGTGPAMFKAFFDVLRPGGVLGVVDHRAGEGAVIDAVKGSGYLPTPYVVKLATDAGFVLEESSEVNANPKDTKDYPKGVWTLPPTLTLGDQDKAKYQAIGESDRMTLKFVKPTAPAGNEAH; encoded by the coding sequence ATGATTCGTGCAACCGCAGCGGCGAAACCTGCCGGGATCGGCATCGCGGCAACCTTGCTGCTGGCATCCGCGCTGCTGCTGCCCGGGCCTGCCCGCGCACAGGCCGCGTCGGCCGGATCGGTGGAGTCGGACCAGCCCGTGGATGAGCTGGTGCCGCCCACCAGCGCCAGCGACTTCACCGCTTCGCAGCTGGACAGCGTGCTGGCCGGCAGCTGGCGTTCGCCCGCCAACCGCGCGCGCGACGCCTACCGCCATCCCAAGGCGACCCTGCAGTTCTTCGGCGTGCGGCCCGACCAGACAGTGATCGAGATCACCCCGGGCGGCGGCTGGTACGCGGAAATCCTGGCGCCGCTGCTGAACGACAACGGCCACTACATCGCCGCGGAGAAAGCCCCGTCCGCCGACAGCGAGGCACGCAGCGACGACAGCGCGTTGCGTCGGAAATTCGCCGCCGACCCGGCGCATTACGGCAACGCCCGCATCGTCGAATTCGATGCCGCCGCGCCGAAGTTCGGGGCGCCCGGTTCGGCCGACGTGGTGCTGACCTTCCGCAACGTGCACAACTGGATTGCTGCCGATAAAGGCATGGCCGGCACCGGGCCGGCCATGTTCAAGGCCTTCTTCGACGTGCTCAGGCCCGGCGGCGTGCTCGGCGTGGTCGATCACCGCGCCGGCGAAGGCGCCGTGATCGATGCGGTGAAAGGCAGCGGCTACCTGCCCACGCCGTACGTGGTGAAGCTGGCGACCGATGCCGGCTTCGTGCTGGAGGAAAGCAGCGAGGTCAACGCGAATCCGAAAGACACGAAGGACTATCCGAAGGGCGTCTGGACCCTGCCGCCGACCCTGACCCTGGGCGACCAGGACAAGGCGAAGTACCAGGCGATCGGCGAGTCGGACCGGATGACGCTGAAGTTCGTCAAGCCGACGGCGCCCGCCGGAAACGAAGCGCATTGA
- a CDS encoding NYN domain-containing protein, with product MSRTAILVDGAFFLARYRKVYGERDAGDARAVAKTVFGMALEHLKAVDRPREQLYRIFFYDCPPLEKSFIKPVSGDSVDFGRTGAAAFRRELHDQLRRQRKMALRLGRLSERGEWQLKRSAYQQLRDGSLRWDDLDDGHFEPDMRQTQVDMKIGIDIAALTYKKLVDQIILIAGDADFIPAAKLARYEGIDFILDPMWQGIAPDLHEHIDGLQSVCPRPS from the coding sequence ATGAGTCGCACTGCCATCCTCGTCGACGGTGCCTTCTTTCTTGCCCGCTACCGCAAGGTCTACGGCGAGCGCGATGCCGGTGATGCGCGCGCGGTGGCCAAGACCGTGTTCGGCATGGCGCTGGAACACCTGAAGGCGGTCGACCGCCCGCGCGAACAGCTGTACCGGATCTTCTTCTACGATTGCCCGCCGCTGGAAAAGAGTTTCATCAAGCCGGTCAGCGGCGACAGTGTCGACTTCGGCCGTACCGGCGCGGCCGCGTTTCGCCGCGAGCTGCACGACCAGTTGCGTCGCCAGCGCAAGATGGCGCTGCGGCTGGGGCGCCTGTCCGAGCGCGGCGAGTGGCAGCTGAAGCGCAGTGCCTACCAGCAGTTGCGCGACGGCAGCCTGCGCTGGGACGATCTGGATGACGGGCATTTCGAGCCGGACATGCGCCAGACCCAGGTCGACATGAAGATCGGCATCGACATCGCGGCGCTGACCTACAAGAAGCTGGTCGACCAGATCATCCTGATCGCCGGCGACGCGGATTTCATCCCCGCCGCAAAGCTGGCCCGCTACGAAGGCATCGACTTCATCCTCGACCCGATGTGGCAGGGCATCGCGCCGGATCTGCACGAACACATCGACGGCCTGCAATCGGTGTGCCCGCGTCCGTCCTGA
- a CDS encoding S-(hydroxymethyl)glutathione dehydrogenase/class III alcohol dehydrogenase, giving the protein MKSRAAVAWEAGKPLSIEQVDVAGPKAGEVLVRIVATGVCHTDAFTLSGADPEGRFPVILGHEGGGIVEEVGEGVTSLKVGDHVIPLYTPECGECKFCLSGKTNLCQKIRVTQGQGLMPDGTSRFSLNGKPLLHYMGTSTFSEYTVLPEISLAKINPAAPLEKVCLLGCGITTGIGAVLNTAKVEPGASVAVFGLGGIGLSVVQGAVMAKAGRIVVVDTNPAKFEMARLLGATDCINPKDYPDTPIQQVIVELTDGGVDYSFECIGNVHVMRSALECCHKGWGESIIIGVAGAGQEISTRPFQLVTGRVWRGSAFGGVKGRSQLPGYVDRYMAGEIRIDEMITEVLPLERINEAFDLMHEGKVIRSVIHY; this is encoded by the coding sequence ATGAAGTCACGCGCCGCCGTCGCCTGGGAAGCAGGCAAGCCGCTCAGCATCGAACAGGTCGACGTGGCCGGGCCGAAGGCCGGCGAGGTGCTGGTGCGCATCGTGGCCACCGGCGTCTGCCACACCGACGCGTTCACCCTGTCCGGCGCCGATCCGGAAGGCCGCTTCCCGGTGATCCTGGGCCATGAGGGCGGCGGCATCGTCGAGGAAGTGGGCGAGGGCGTCACCTCGCTGAAGGTCGGCGACCACGTGATCCCGCTGTACACGCCCGAATGCGGCGAGTGCAAGTTCTGCCTGTCCGGCAAGACCAACCTGTGCCAGAAGATCCGCGTGACCCAGGGCCAGGGCCTGATGCCCGACGGCACTTCGCGCTTCTCGTTGAACGGCAAGCCGCTGCTGCACTACATGGGTACCAGCACGTTCAGCGAATACACCGTGCTGCCGGAGATCTCGCTGGCGAAGATCAACCCGGCCGCGCCGCTGGAGAAGGTCTGCCTGCTCGGCTGCGGCATCACCACCGGCATCGGCGCGGTACTGAACACCGCGAAGGTGGAGCCGGGCGCATCGGTGGCGGTGTTCGGCCTGGGCGGCATCGGCTTGTCGGTGGTGCAGGGCGCAGTGATGGCGAAGGCCGGCCGCATCGTGGTGGTCGACACCAACCCGGCCAAGTTCGAGATGGCCAGGCTGCTGGGCGCCACCGACTGCATCAACCCGAAGGATTACCCGGACACGCCGATCCAGCAGGTGATCGTCGAGCTCACCGACGGCGGCGTCGACTATTCGTTCGAGTGCATCGGCAACGTCCACGTGATGCGCTCGGCGCTGGAGTGCTGCCACAAGGGCTGGGGCGAGTCGATCATCATCGGCGTGGCCGGCGCCGGCCAGGAGATCAGCACGCGGCCGTTCCAGCTGGTCACCGGGCGGGTCTGGCGCGGTTCGGCGTTCGGCGGGGTGAAGGGCCGCTCGCAGCTGCCCGGCTACGTCGACCGCTACATGGCCGGCGAGATCCGCATCGACGAGATGATCACCGAAGTGCTGCCGCTGGAACGCATCAACGAGGCGTTCGACCTGATGCACGAGGGCAAGGTGATCCGCTCGGTGATCCACTACTGA
- a CDS encoding LysR substrate-binding domain-containing protein, translating to MGKLPLGLLQQFVLVARLGNLSRAAAQANLTVSALSHQMRQLEERLERRLFERGPRGVTLTVEGCSLLEAVGGHVDGIEHALTAYRTRRHDALTLSASPGIMSSWLVPRLPRLVAAHPELELSLQSGSTLVNFEREPVDVGLRYGRGEWAGLHSERLFGEWIAPVAAPELVARMGDTDPRDLSRWPLLGEPAPSTRWDDWFKRSGGARPKRYVAQFDSLDALRHAALEGLGVGLGRMVTSKSLIDAGRLQVLGERYMAVKEAYWLVYPPRSLEHRGLQLFREWLLAEAEDYRRQMSAFRPGDTAMD from the coding sequence ATGGGAAAGTTGCCACTGGGCCTGTTGCAACAGTTCGTGCTGGTCGCCCGGCTGGGCAACCTGTCGCGCGCCGCGGCGCAGGCGAATCTCACCGTCAGCGCGCTCAGCCACCAGATGCGCCAGCTGGAAGAACGCCTGGAACGGCGCCTGTTCGAGCGCGGTCCGCGCGGCGTGACGCTGACCGTCGAAGGCTGCAGCCTGCTGGAGGCGGTCGGCGGGCATGTCGACGGCATCGAGCACGCGCTGACGGCGTATCGCACGCGCCGCCATGACGCACTCACGCTCAGCGCCAGCCCCGGCATCATGTCGAGCTGGCTGGTGCCCAGGCTGCCGCGGCTGGTGGCCGCGCATCCGGAGCTGGAGCTCAGCCTGCAGTCGGGTTCGACCCTGGTGAATTTCGAGCGCGAACCGGTGGATGTCGGTCTGCGCTACGGCCGCGGCGAGTGGGCCGGCCTGCACAGCGAGCGACTGTTCGGCGAATGGATCGCGCCGGTGGCTGCACCCGAGCTGGTGGCGCGGATGGGCGACACCGATCCGCGCGACCTGTCGCGCTGGCCGCTGCTCGGCGAGCCGGCGCCGTCGACGCGCTGGGACGACTGGTTCAAGCGCAGCGGCGGCGCGCGACCGAAGCGCTACGTGGCCCAGTTCGACAGCCTCGATGCGCTGCGCCATGCGGCGCTGGAAGGGCTCGGCGTGGGACTCGGACGGATGGTGACGTCGAAGTCGCTGATCGATGCCGGCCGGCTGCAGGTGCTGGGCGAACGCTACATGGCGGTCAAGGAGGCGTACTGGCTGGTGTATCCGCCACGCTCGCTGGAACATCGCGGCCTGCAGCTGTTCCGCGAGTGGCTGCTGGCCGAGGCGGAGGATTACCGACGGCAGATGTCGGCGTTCCGGCCCGGTGACACGGCGATGGACTGA